The Rattus norvegicus strain BN/NHsdMcwi chromosome 2, GRCr8, whole genome shotgun sequence nucleotide sequence TTTTCTTGCAAAAGATTCTACCTCCTTGCTGGACTTGGGCTCCGATTCTCCAAACTGATTGCACGGGAAAGCCAGGACGTTGAAGTGATAGGGCCCAAACTCCTTGTGCAGCTCCCTGAGGGTCTCGTAACTCTTGTCTGTGAACCGGCAGTCACTAGCCACGTTTACAACTAGGGAAGCCTcccggaaaaagaaaaaaccccaccggaaagagaagcaaaagattaaaaaaaatcctcatgcAGTTAAAATCCTAAATCATTTTGGGAGACTATGGCGTCTGATTCCGTATTTTTAGACAGATCCAACTTTATTGAAAACCATAATTCAAATGAATGGGCGACGACTGTGACAAAGTTTTAGTTAGATTACATAAAGAACACTCCTAGTAACGGGTCTCACATAGTCACACAGCATCTTCTAGATAAAACATCATCAGTTCCGCACGAAAGAGAAGGCAGCTTTCGAGAAAAACAGTCGCGTTATGGATCGGAAATTTAAGGCACTTAAAACTCTGATAACTAAAAGCACATCTAACAATATTACTTTGAAGACTTCAAATTACGGCTGTAACGAACCCTATTCTATGGTGAGAATAAGTATCAGGGCCGAggaacaacagaaataaaaacccaAAGACTTACTTTGCCTTTGAACTTTTCCAGAGACACCATCCTTCCTTTGGCATCCTTCACTTCAAAGGAGTAGAAGCTGTTGATTCTCGGCTTCAGGAATTTTAACTGAAGGAGAAAAAGCATCACGGTGCACAGAACCATAGATAGCAAAACTGCAAATATCTTTGCTTTGGGCCCGGAACATTTTAGTGGGTAGGCACCGAGAGGCTCCATTTTGGATGATTCTGGGAGTCTCAGCAGGCTGGAATTCAAGGAGGAGCTGAAACTTGAAACCCGCGGAGCTTAAGGAGGACCGGAAGGGTTTAAAGACCCCTTGAACGCTGAATAGCTGGAGGACTCTTCCCAGAAGAATCAAACAAAGTCAGAAACTCAAAAAACCTCAACGTATTTGTTAGAGTGGCTGCACttaactttgtttttttgtttttttttgttttggatagaaGAATTCGCCTGGTTTTAGCAGATCCTTaagacaccccctccccttctatgaaAACGTTTCACCAGAAGGTGGCGCTCTTGTAACTTGGAAATGAGTGGTTACGCTCTGAGCAGTGGATTGGGTGTGGAGGACCGAATAGCACCCAGGAATAGCTTAGAGTGTAGATTAATGTGGTCTGTTAATATGACATGTGACCACAAGAAACTTACAAGTTTTATCTGTTTATTGATCGTACTATATGAATATAAAGAATTTATAATAGAACAACGAAGTTTGGAAAAGGCATCCTATTTATTCAGACTTCATCTAGTGAATGCAACCAGATACCAGAAGAATATAGCAAAATAGAAAGACATAAAGGCATAACACCCCTTCTCTATCAGAAACCGTAgcagcttttgttttcttctgttttgtcttCGTCACTGGTGAGATATTTTACAATGTAACCAAACGTACATGTGCGCTGCtcagacatacagatacacacacacacacacacacacacacacacacacacaccccactgagAAATTTGACCTACTCTGTAATCCTGTCTATTGCACTTCTGTGGCAACATGGTTCTGACCTATGAAAATGACTTGTTAATAGATTCCAAACTGTAGATGAAAAAATCCTGGGCTCAATATTAAAGCAGAACCTTTGCAGCAGAATTCAAATATTTAATTAGCAGAGTTCAAGCACAAACGCCAAACAAAGCCTGCAAGCCCACGTCTATGCGGACACACTCAGTAGCTGCTGTATCTTTCATCTCTTTTCTCTTTGGCTCTAGCTTGGTACACGGGGCCTTTGGTCTGAAGATCACAGTTATTGGGGATGGAAACCGGAGGCAGCTGAGGGCTGCACATTCCCAGTCTCCTCAGGATCTGCCCTGTTTACCACACAGGGGATTCTAGACCAAGATGCCATCGACTTGGTGGCACTGCACATTGCCAGGAAGTCAAGAGTGAACTGAGACGCTGGCTTTCTGATGCTCCTGATGCTCCAGAGGGCCTGTCCCCAGCTTCTGTGGTGTGCGGGGCTGGGTGTAGATGAGCAAAAGTAGTTTAGGCTTGAAGTTAGGCAAAGCCAGCAAGAGGAACCGGGCTACTTCTCCCTGTTGCTGGATAAGGACACAACAGAGCTGGGCGTGCATGGTAGTGAATGCTGGTCATCCCAGCACTGtggtggctgaggcagaaggatcagggtTGTCTCCAGCCAGGCTCACACACagggagagcctgtctcaaaaataaaaacaacaaaaaaattgaaaGCAACCAACAAATCACTTCCACCATCGCCACCACCAcctttatcaccaccaccaccaccatcaccaccaccatcaccaccaccaccttcaaaaccaccaccaccaccatcaccaccaccatcaccaccaccatcaccaccaccatcaccaccaccaccaccaccaccaccaccaccaccttcaaaGCCATCACCACCTTCAAAACcaccacatcaccaccaccaccagcaccaacacctcaccaacaccaccacctccaccatggccaccactgcccaaataagaatggacacagacaCCAAAAAATGACCACGTAGAAAACATACCCTTTTCCAGTGAAAAAACGAAACTACCCAGAAACAGTTCCTAAGAGCATTCGCCTTCCTCTCTTGGCATCTGGTTGGGCTGCTCAAAGGCCCCGCCTCCCACCATGTCCCAGCATCCCTTTGTTACTCAGCCACTCCAGGTGGGACTCTGGACCTATTTCATCACCTTCACCCGCCTACCCAAGGCCTCCTGACTAAgaatttttatcctttttttttctttaagatttatttattttatttatatgagtacactgtcactgatctcagacacaccagaagagggcatcagatcccattacagatggttgtgagccaccatgtggttgctgggaagtgaactcaggacctctggaaaagcagtcagtgctcttaaccactgagccgtctgaAGAATTTCCATTCTTTGTAGTATCTCCTCATGATGCCTGTGCACCAAAGCCCCAGAACCTTACAGGAAAGATGTGTGCCTTGTCTCTGTTGGATACAGTCATTTATCCAGTTCATCAGGCAATCCAAGTAAAACAACTTAACCAATAGATGAACAGCTAAAATTTGGAAATCTGAACCACGTGATTCATCCTTTGAGATAGGGAGCCAGAGTGGTTACCTCTGCAAGGGTGCTGGTGCGCCACTCCTCGGACACGGCCTTTTCATATAGGGTGAGATTATTCTGAGAAGATACTTGGTCAATTTTCTTCTACAGAGATTCACCAAGTGATCCAGAGTAGAGTGGGTTTGAAAAGGCTGGAGTCCTGCTGTTTAAACTTGCACACAATCTGGGTACAAGCCAGCATACTAGATAAGTAAGCAGTCATTTAGGTCTGAGGCACATTTGGTCTGATACGAAAGTTTACTGTTGATGAACACTTTTAAAACTTCATTTAGTTAAATGTTACCTCTGTCATCACCTATGAATGtttttatgtgtgaatgtatgtatgtatgtatgtatgtatgtatgtatgtatgtatgtgtgtgtatgtgtgtatgtatgtatgtatgtgtgtatgtgtgtatgtgtgtatgtgcgtatgtgtgtatgtatgtatgtgtgcatgtatgtgtgtatgtgcgtatgtgtgtatgtatgtatgtgtgcatgtatgtgtgtatgtgtgtatgtatgtatgtgtgtatgtgtgtatgtgtgtgtatgtatgtgtgtatgtatgtatgtgtgtatgtgtgtgtgtatgtgtgtatgtatgtatgtatgtgtgtgtatgtgtgtatgtatgtatgtgtgtttatgtgtatgtgtgtatgtgtgtatgtatgtgtgtgtatgtgtgtatgtatgtatttgtgtttatgtgtatgtgtgtatgtgtgtatgtgtgtatgtatgtgtgtgtatgtgtatgtgtatatgtaagtatgtgtgtgtatgtgtgtatgtatgtatgtgtgtgtatgtgtgtatgtatgtatgtgtgtatgtgtgtatgtatgtatgtgtgtgtatgtgtgtgtatgtgtgtatgtatgtatgtgtgtgtatgtgtgtatgtatgtgtgtgtatgtatatatgtatgtgtgtatgtgtgtgtgtatgtgtatcactGTGCTTGTGTAGAGGTCAGGTGTCAACTTGTAAGAGTTGATTCTccgggactggagagacagctcagtggttaagagcactgactgctcttcccgaggtcctgagttcaattcccagcaaccacacggtggctcacaaccatctgtaatgggatctgatgccctcttctggtgtgtctgaagacagctaaagtgtactcacagacataaaataaataaatcttaaaaaaaagaattggtcctctccttcttccatatgggtcctggggattgaattcaggttttTAGGTGTGAAAACAAACCATCTTGATGGTCCtagttgttttattattattattattattattattattattattattattattattattattattattaatgggaTCTTGCCATGATGTCCAGACTGACTTTGAGATTATGGCCTCCTCTGATCCTCCCGACTTGGCCTCCCGTAGAGCTGGGACTCCAGCTGGATACTACCATGTCCAGTTATGATGCATTATAATGGTAAGTGTCTATTTCCTGTCAAGGACAAACAGCGCCAGTGTGTTAATTTAATGGTCCTTTAGGTTTGGGAAGGTCAAATACCGAAAGCATGTCATATACCTTGCCAGGCAGGCCCACTGCTGAAACATTCACAACATTCAGTAGACTTGCCCTGGCCAGTGTGGGCTGAACACAGGTttgccagggtttctctgtgcaggaTCTGACATCATCCCTCAGGCACTGGGGTTTGTCACTGTTAGTACACATTCTGCCCGCACCAGGCTCTTCTCAGAAATAACGTGGATCACAGCCTTCATCTCTTTGCAGAGGGATAATGGTCCAGAAAACACACCAGTCTTCTTTACAGGTTAAGGAAGACTTTCTAAGTGGGAGAAAGGGTTGCTGAGATGGCTGTCAGGGCTGGGGAAACTGGGGAGTGAACCCGGGATGAAGTGATTGGCATGGTTCATAGCCATCTCAGTCTCTGCAAAGCACGTGAATAAAGTTCCCATGAAGGATCCAGCTGTGGACAAACTGAAAATCGGTTACGGAGTTCTGGGGACATGCCAGGAATGGAAATAGAAGGCAGCAAGGATGACCCTACAGAAGCCATGAAGGCACACACGCaaacacgcacgcatgcacgcacacatgcacgcacatatcaCAATAGGAAGGAATCAACTCAGCTAACACTCTCAGCTTCATAACCAGAATTCTTTGATCTGCAGGACACCATTTCTTTGTAACAGTTAAACCACGTTTGTGGGAGACAATATAGGAGGCAAGATTGCTCCCGCAGTTCGGTGAAGGAGTTCTACTCACCAGAAGACCTTTAGCTTTCTAAGAAGTTACTGTAAGGGAGGAAAGAATCTGGGAatatagaaaaacaagaaagcattTCCATGTGTCTCGAAATCACCTGGAGGGAGTTGCAGAAAGTCTGCAGAGCAGAAAGTCTTCATGAAAGCAGCATTTCCAAACATCTTAGAAGGGCTCGAGGGATGGCTAGAGGCTAAGGAGGCCCCAGTAGCAGGCATGGGTGATGCAACTAATAGGTGATTAGGGAGTATCTGTTGATAATCCCTATTGGAAAATGAgtgagataatttttatttaaacctttaaaaattgATACATGAAAACATTAAATTGTACACATTTACAGGTCATCAAGTAATgttaatacataaatatattgtgAGGTGTTTATTCATCTTGTACGTGTCTATTTCCTAAATACAATTTGTGGTGAAaatccaaaataatttttttaaaaaatactttatgtaTTAATAGAACTCTGACAGTTTCAGTTTGAGTTATATTTTCCACTGGAACGTGAAAGGCGtagggggtgttgaaatctttaTCATTTGAAAATTACTGTATGTTCATGATGTATGTTCTATACATTTGTGTCATGGCAtgatgcatgtggaggtcagaggacaccacCTAaacttatgtgggttctggggacggAACTCAGGTCCCAGGCTTTTACCCACCGTGACGTCTCATCAGCTCAGTTTGGTATTTAGGTCCCAATACTAACTCTGATTTCGAAGTGTCTTGTGGTTAGAATGCTACTTCATTGGGTGGGGCCGGGTGTGTGGCAGGGTTGTGGTCAGGTGGTGGGGAATATACTAGAGCCACGGGACCATCTTTGTTACTTCTGTCTTTGTCATGAgactctctttttcctctttccttcttccttcctttccttttttcttttaaaattacatctatctatctatctatctatctatccatccatccatccatccatccatccatccatctatctatctatccacctacctgtgtgcatatatatgtgggtGCATGTCATGGCGTACATGCAGAGACTAGAGGATGACTTGTAGGAATCAGTTATCTCCttgtaccatgtgggtcctggggatcaaactcagcttgTCAGgtttgtcagcaagcacttttacctcctgagccatctcatctgCGCCCTCATGAGCTTCTCGTAAAACTCCATCACCACTTGCGTTTGCCTTTTCCGGACCTTACAGGATTTTTCTCACCCACCAAATATTTGTGTGTCAGACCATTTATCACCAGACCCCGTTTGCTCCTGTTTTCTTGGGCACTTCGTTCTGTGACTTCCTGACCTTGTTTTTAACCTCTCTAGGCTCCTTCTTATTTATCTTGGGCTCCGGGTTCCTCTCTGTGTAATGTCACCACGGTGTAGCCACTCAAGGTGGACGAGCTGAGCCGACCGGCTtcatccctttccttcctttgtcttatttttcttatcttcctcttcctctctattAATAAATACTTGAGTCACTTAAAACTATGCGACAGGCATTTCCTCGGCAGGAGATAGGTCCTAGAACAAAAGCTTAACAACATCAAAGATGGATCAGTGCGGCCGCAGCGGGGTGTCTACGTGCCACCTCTGTGTGCCACCTCTGCGTCATCTGCATTTGCATATCACTTGCTATTGCTCTCATAGTTTAatgtaaatatgtttatttacCTTATTTGGATTCATTTTTGCATGGGTAAATTTTATGTTAGTGCTGAAAGGTTAAAACATTAAAAGACTGCCTTGAACACCTAACTCCACTCCCAGTCGAAGGACCGGCTGAGAAACTGTACGTTACATAACATTCATTAGGTTAAGGCCAATTGTGCTCTCTTGGGAAGATCATCGTAGTAAATGAAAATTTGCCTCTTCCTTTCATTGGTCAAGGTTTTGGCAATGGGGCAATTTAAAATAAGCTTTGTTTTCATAACTTGCATTCCTTTAAATATTTGGCAACAGTTCCTTTTGTGTCTTCTTTCTTCTGGGTCGGCACTGGCTTCCCTTCCTGCACGTGATGGAGCCTCGCACGTGCTGGCGTGCACACAGCTGCTATTAGGAGTTCGTTTAGCCTCTCCCGTGTGGACCCTGGCCTCCCAGTGGACTTGGCCTTTGAGTTCTGGCATACACATATgtcttctccctttttcttttttctttcttctcctcatcttccccatcctgtatttttcattttgaaatattaaaacattCTGAAAAGTATATGCAATGGCTATGCAGTATGATGGAAACAattaggagaaagaattctggccaagtgctgtgaagccttcctgtaatcccagctttggGGAGACAAAGACCGGAGGACCTGGAGtctggagttcaaggctggcctagaCTATGTATGAGAGCCTACCCACGTTAATCCCCAAAGCAAGTATTCTACTCACCATGTCCAAGCTGCAGCACAGACTAACCACGAAAGTGGCCTGACACAATTTTCTAAGTGTGTTTAAACCACTGGGTGATTGGTTTTTGTCATACTCCTCCCTCAATTTGATTGAATTCTTCTAAGAATGAACACCATAGATTACGGTGTTGTGTTACAGTGTCAAAAGGCTGGGCACACCTGCCAGGTCAAGAAATGGATCATACCTACCCCTGACTCCAGGTACAGTGATGCCTCCCCTCCTTTCCAAGTTCTGCTACAGCATCTATGTACATCCCGAAATCTGCTTTTGTCTCTCCTGTCTTTGTACTTCACTCAAGTGAAATGACATTGTCCACATCCCGTTTCTCTTGTTTATAAGCCGTGTGCCGTTCTTTGTGTGGAGGAGCAGTTGGTGCTCGTTTTACAGTCCTCAATTTTTATACTTGCATCAGTGTCTGCACCGTCCTGCCGATCAGCTCCCTTCTTAGAGCATAGTTCTGAGCCTGGATGTCAGTCTTCACTTGAGTGCTGACTATCCCAGAAGCCGTGAGTTTGCTTTCTCTGTCTAGACATGGTTTCTCTCTTTTAAAGAATATTctagccagctgtggtggtgaacacctttaatcccagcactcaggagacaagaggcaggtgactctctatgagttcgagacca carries:
- the Gpx8 gene encoding probable glutathione peroxidase 8 isoform X1, which encodes MEPLGAYPLKCSGPKAKIFAVLLSMVLCTVMLFLLQLKFLKPRINSFYSFEVKDAKGRMVSLEKFKGKASLVVNVASDCRFTDKSYETLRELHKEFGPYHFNVLAFPCNQFGESEPKSSKEILPRRNQGGTFGSIWSTLRDKS
- the Gpx8 gene encoding probable glutathione peroxidase 8; translation: MEPLGAYPLKCSGPKAKIFAVLLSMVLCTVMLFLLQLKFLKPRINSFYSFEVKDAKGRMVSLEKFKGKASLVVNVASDCRFTDKSYETLRELHKEFGPYHFNVLAFPCNQFGESEPKSSKEVESFARKNYGVTFPIFHKIKILGPEAEPAFRFLVDSSKKEPRWNFWKYLVNPEGQVVKFWRPEEPLEAIRPHVSQMIGQIILKKKEDL
- the Gpx8 gene encoding probable glutathione peroxidase 8 isoform X2, with amino-acid sequence MEPLGAYPLKCSGPKAKIFAVLLSMVLCTVMLFLLQLKFLKPRINSFYSFEVKDAKGRMVSLEKFKGKILPRRNQGGTFGSIWSTLRDKS